One part of the Salinivirga cyanobacteriivorans genome encodes these proteins:
- a CDS encoding STAS domain-containing protein, with product MISSRVENNIVIAKISDDTKLNVLNAEEIKNSLTLLLRDYDRLILDLEGVVFIDSTGFGTLITIFKRARENDKTFKICNVSPEALELMKITKLDNIFELHENVEQCLSSFE from the coding sequence ATGATATCATCCAGGGTAGAAAACAACATTGTAATTGCTAAAATTTCAGACGATACCAAGCTGAATGTACTTAACGCTGAAGAAATAAAAAACTCACTTACATTGCTCTTGCGTGATTACGACAGATTGATACTGGACCTTGAAGGTGTTGTTTTTATTGACAGTACAGGATTTGGCACCCTGATAACCATTTTTAAGCGTGCAAGAGAAAACGACAAAACATTTAAAATTTGTAACGTTAGTCCAGAAGCGCTCGAGCTTATGAAAATTACCAAACTGGATAATATTTTTGAATTGCACGAAAACGTGGAACAGTGCCTGAGTTCTTTCGAATAA
- a CDS encoding ATP-binding protein yields the protein MKLNFNNFSIKVKIVSIILLITTIVLVLAGSIFFAYDKKQFEKRTVNDLGILAEVIGDNSTAAITYKDPETANEILNSLVAEKQVKNAFIIIENNDTLAAYNREKGLVKMPIRTKADTSYFNQNNLFLQKSILLNNDTIGRISIRSGLEEYKQRVSDFFNVIAIILLTALGIAILLALKLQQLISRPIMSLADAMEHVSQKKDFSIRLKEKGKDEINELISGFNTMLAQIYKQNTALQLAKEQAERSVKIKEKFLANMSHEIRTPMNGIAGMAKLLNDTNLSKEQKAYLDSINASASTLLVIINDILDFSKIEAGKIEFDKANFNLNNLIDRLYKTFEVKTKEKNLDFYTEIDDTLPEYINGDQVRLNQILNNLLSNSVKFTEHGEIILSVRVINRDPETITLLFSVKDTGIGIAQEKLKDIFNSFQQETSSTTRKYGGSGLGLTISKQLVELQGGKMSVKSKKTEGSDFSFHLTFNIPPRSAIEKEKQKTQTENEDRTKTSFMPSEVHVLLAEDNLINQTFATTILKKHGFHVEVAINGNEVLNLLQEKPYDVVLMDLHMPEKDGYETTSIIRNSDAAYSSIPIIAVTAAAIKGEKERCFNEGMDAYISKPYDPEELTDKIAKVLGTTKKHVSQSNTDAIKLTHTNLDYIKTAAGNDQKLINEFIAIFVKQVPDFKADFNQLYEDRNYQKLAKVAHTAKSSVGMMGMNKLAKKMKALELLAKEGKNIVEIEKLIRKFEVQAEEAKQELETYLKQNQ from the coding sequence ATGAAATTAAATTTTAATAACTTCTCCATAAAAGTAAAAATTGTAAGCATTATATTGCTGATCACAACCATTGTTTTGGTACTGGCAGGTAGTATTTTCTTTGCTTATGATAAAAAACAATTTGAAAAACGTACTGTAAACGACCTGGGTATTCTTGCAGAAGTAATTGGAGATAACAGCACGGCAGCAATCACATATAAAGACCCTGAAACAGCCAATGAGATACTTAATTCTCTTGTGGCAGAAAAACAGGTGAAAAATGCCTTTATAATCATAGAAAATAACGACACCCTGGCCGCATACAACAGAGAAAAAGGCTTAGTAAAAATGCCAATCAGAACTAAAGCCGATACAAGTTATTTTAATCAAAATAACCTGTTCCTTCAAAAAAGCATACTACTCAACAATGACACCATAGGCCGGATATCCATTCGCTCTGGACTCGAAGAGTACAAGCAGCGAGTAAGTGATTTTTTTAATGTCATTGCCATTATTCTGCTCACAGCCCTTGGTATTGCTATTTTGCTGGCTCTAAAACTGCAACAACTCATCAGTAGGCCCATTATGTCGCTGGCCGATGCAATGGAGCATGTTTCGCAGAAAAAAGACTTCTCTATCAGGCTCAAAGAGAAAGGCAAAGATGAAATTAACGAGCTCATCAGCGGCTTCAATACCATGCTTGCGCAGATATATAAACAAAATACAGCACTGCAACTGGCAAAAGAACAGGCCGAACGCTCTGTAAAAATTAAGGAAAAATTCCTGGCCAATATGTCACATGAAATCCGCACACCGATGAATGGTATTGCGGGAATGGCCAAATTATTGAACGACACAAACCTTAGCAAAGAACAAAAAGCTTATCTGGACAGCATCAATGCCTCGGCCTCTACCCTGCTTGTAATTATTAACGATATACTGGACTTTTCAAAAATAGAGGCGGGGAAAATCGAGTTCGACAAAGCCAACTTCAACCTCAACAATCTCATTGACAGGCTATATAAAACCTTTGAAGTTAAAACCAAAGAGAAAAACCTGGATTTTTATACCGAAATAGACGATACGCTGCCGGAGTATATTAATGGTGACCAGGTAAGGTTAAACCAAATACTAAATAACCTGCTAAGCAATAGCGTAAAATTTACCGAGCATGGAGAGATTATTTTATCTGTGCGCGTAATTAACCGTGACCCTGAAACCATAACGCTCCTCTTCTCGGTAAAAGATACAGGAATAGGTATTGCACAAGAAAAACTAAAGGATATTTTCAACTCTTTTCAGCAGGAAACGAGCTCAACAACTCGCAAGTATGGTGGATCAGGACTGGGTTTAACCATCTCAAAACAACTTGTTGAACTGCAGGGCGGAAAAATGTCAGTGAAAAGTAAGAAAACAGAAGGCAGCGATTTCTCTTTTCACCTTACATTTAACATTCCACCGCGGTCGGCCATTGAAAAAGAGAAACAAAAAACCCAAACAGAAAACGAAGACCGCACAAAAACTTCCTTTATGCCATCTGAGGTGCACGTTTTGCTTGCCGAAGATAATCTGATAAACCAAACATTTGCCACCACCATTCTGAAAAAACATGGTTTTCATGTAGAAGTTGCCATCAATGGAAATGAGGTATTAAATCTTTTGCAGGAAAAACCTTATGATGTGGTACTTATGGACCTACATATGCCCGAAAAAGATGGTTACGAAACAACCAGCATTATTCGTAATTCAGATGCAGCTTATAGCAGTATTCCAATTATTGCCGTAACCGCTGCAGCCATTAAAGGAGAGAAAGAGCGTTGTTTCAACGAAGGAATGGATGCTTACATATCCAAACCATATGATCCGGAGGAACTAACCGATAAAATAGCAAAAGTACTCGGTACTACAAAAAAGCATGTATCACAATCCAATACTGATGCTATTAAATTAACACATACCAATCTCGATTATATTAAAACAGCTGCCGGCAATGACCAAAAACTTATTAATGAATTCATTGCAATATTTGTAAAGCAAGTTCCTGATTTCAAGGCCGATTTCAATCAATTATACGAAGACCGTAATTATCAAAAGCTGGCAAAAGTTGCACATACAGCAAAATCATCAGTAGGTATGATGGGGATGAATAAATTAGCGAAAAAAATGAAAGCCCTCGAGCTCCTGGCCAAAGAAGGAAAAAATATTGTTGAAATTGAGAAACTTATTCGTAAATTTGAAGTGCAGGCTGAAGAAGCAAAGCAAGAATTGGAAACTTATTTAAAACAGAATCAATGA
- a CDS encoding histone deacetylase — protein sequence MIQIFFNEKYHLELPPKHRFPMDKYRLTKAQLIYEGTFTESNFISPKPATHEQLVTVHDQSYIDKLNSGNLTRHEIRRSGFPYSRDLVLREESITGGTIAATYAAMKESVSFNLAGGTHHAYPDHAEGFCIYNDIAVAARDYLHKFPNNQILVVDLDVHQGNGTAHIFKDEPRVFTFSVHGEKNYPMHKEQSDLDIPLADTTTDRQYLEIVQENLVELIDRVKPDFIYFQSGVDILVNDKLGKVSISMSACRERDMIVFETLYTKGIPVAVSMGGGYADRLRDIVEAHCNTFRVAKHLYE from the coding sequence ATGATTCAGATTTTTTTCAACGAAAAATATCACCTTGAGCTTCCGCCCAAACATAGGTTCCCGATGGATAAGTACCGTCTGACCAAAGCACAACTCATTTATGAAGGTACATTTACCGAAAGTAACTTTATATCGCCAAAACCAGCCACGCACGAGCAGCTTGTGACTGTACACGATCAATCTTACATTGACAAGCTCAACAGTGGCAATTTAACACGACATGAAATAAGGCGCTCCGGGTTTCCATACAGCCGCGACCTGGTGCTGCGCGAAGAAAGTATTACAGGCGGTACTATAGCTGCAACTTACGCAGCCATGAAGGAAAGTGTTTCATTTAACCTGGCAGGTGGCACGCACCATGCTTATCCCGATCACGCAGAAGGATTCTGCATTTATAACGACATAGCCGTAGCGGCCCGCGATTATTTACATAAATTCCCGAATAACCAAATACTGGTTGTCGATTTAGATGTACACCAGGGCAATGGTACAGCCCATATTTTCAAAGACGAACCGCGCGTATTTACCTTTAGCGTGCATGGCGAAAAAAACTACCCCATGCACAAAGAACAATCAGATCTTGACATTCCGCTTGCCGACACAACCACAGACAGACAGTACCTTGAAATCGTGCAGGAAAATCTGGTGGAGCTTATCGACCGCGTGAAACCGGACTTCATCTATTTTCAATCGGGCGTGGATATTCTGGTGAATGACAAACTGGGAAAAGTCAGCATTAGTATGTCAGCCTGCCGCGAACGCGATATGATTGTTTTCGAAACGCTCTACACCAAAGGCATTCCGGTGGCAGTTTCAATGGGTGGCGGCTACGCCGACCGCTTGCGCGATATTGTCGAAGCCCATTGTAATACTTTTAGAGTCGCGAAACATTTGTATGAGTAA
- a CDS encoding secondary thiamine-phosphate synthase enzyme YjbQ translates to MIHSKEFTVSGGGRGFHLITRQVEKALGDLPEQGFLHLFLRHTSAGLTINENADPSVRDDFETFFNHMVPENFPDFTHTMEGSDDMPAHIKTSLVGNEVTIPIRNGKLDMGTWQGIYLCEFRNRGGHRRITATVFS, encoded by the coding sequence ATGATACACTCCAAAGAATTTACGGTAAGTGGAGGAGGTCGTGGATTTCATCTCATTACAAGGCAGGTGGAGAAAGCCCTGGGTGATTTACCTGAACAGGGATTTTTACATCTGTTTCTGCGACATACTTCAGCCGGACTTACCATAAATGAGAATGCAGACCCTTCGGTTAGGGACGATTTTGAGACTTTTTTCAATCATATGGTACCTGAGAATTTCCCTGACTTTACACATACCATGGAAGGATCTGATGATATGCCCGCCCACATCAAAACCAGTCTCGTTGGTAATGAGGTTACTATTCCCATACGCAATGGTAAACTCGATATGGGGACGTGGCAGGGTATTTATCTTTGTGAATTCAGAAACCGCGGAGGACACCGGCGGATTACAGCTACTGTTTTTAGTTAG
- a CDS encoding OmpA family protein: MRIKNLLIILFLLPLLASSQEDVKKDLKLGERYYNNEQYQDAIYFYLKADSVKPLNPLDAANLAWSLLNSPDRELEAIPYFEKALNTRRTNHQLIHKNLGTLYHKVFQFDKAIEHFTAYLDNAGREDRFIIYCERMLETCNNAKKIVEARQEYEINPLPYPLSKYNTKNVFTTVDGREIIFQTQDYTLYKSEIKQGRFQEPNKLFSHGRLEKANLVGISYDAQILYFNQKEKGDFDLYEANLVGLTIKKPKAFPGEINSKFNEYDLTISPDGTTMYFSSDRPGGYGKTDIYRINRISENDWGTAENIGPEINTPYLERAPFLQASGKYFYFASTGHENMGGFDIFKSTKTGISWSNPENVAFINTIYDDLSFSQTGNGNFVVFSRPKDFEPEEEHLWSVNLSQNIPLTIVKGTILAGSPLSPVAADIKVYDQETKERMKYIYNPNPHTGKYLMIFPPGKDYEMVVEAGGFLPQLIQIVVPGQKYFYELFQEIRLYTIELAEEKIGEKVEVENVFYDIYQTNLSDSLIEKYKPQREKNYDHLLKMVEDIINTTDSIGIENINEMREAPKTSQNEQQESYDHLVNLIETAISNTDSVSLALLDKQTVENEETSNIYFYSSNQLPHEYLNKTVYNGDTLYTKPRLNTNKEKQVQAEDSKYDFNYRALKAEEKRVVMHKTIYFDVNEVQIKTKYLFDISQITDLLYNNASLGIEIHGYADERGTARYNEQLSRRRANEVFKKIQSNRIKSNRIIIEAHGEEDLNRNKGKLAKSRRVDIVIFEPIIQSEIEK; the protein is encoded by the coding sequence GTGCGCATTAAAAACCTACTCATAATATTATTTTTGCTACCATTGCTTGCCAGCAGTCAGGAGGATGTAAAAAAAGACCTCAAACTGGGTGAGCGCTATTACAATAACGAACAATACCAGGATGCAATATATTTTTATCTAAAAGCTGATTCAGTAAAACCACTTAATCCTTTGGATGCTGCAAACCTGGCCTGGAGTCTGCTCAATTCTCCCGACCGGGAGCTGGAAGCTATTCCATACTTTGAAAAAGCACTAAATACAAGAAGAACCAATCACCAGCTTATCCATAAAAACCTTGGTACACTCTATCACAAAGTGTTTCAGTTCGATAAGGCCATAGAGCATTTTACAGCTTATTTGGATAATGCGGGCAGAGAGGACCGGTTTATTATTTATTGCGAACGCATGCTGGAAACTTGTAATAACGCAAAAAAAATTGTTGAAGCGCGACAGGAATACGAAATAAATCCACTTCCCTACCCGCTCAGTAAATACAACACCAAAAATGTATTTACCACGGTTGATGGCCGGGAAATTATATTTCAAACACAGGATTACACGTTATACAAAAGTGAGATTAAGCAGGGACGCTTTCAGGAACCGAATAAACTTTTTTCGCATGGCAGGCTGGAGAAAGCAAACCTTGTAGGCATTTCGTATGATGCACAAATACTCTATTTCAATCAAAAGGAAAAAGGAGACTTCGACCTTTACGAAGCCAACCTGGTAGGCCTGACCATTAAAAAGCCAAAAGCATTTCCGGGCGAAATAAACAGTAAGTTCAACGAATATGACCTAACCATTTCACCTGATGGGACAACCATGTATTTCAGTAGCGACAGACCCGGTGGTTATGGTAAAACAGACATTTACCGCATAAACAGAATTAGTGAAAATGATTGGGGTACGGCTGAAAACATCGGGCCCGAAATCAACACTCCTTACCTGGAGCGCGCACCATTTTTACAAGCCAGTGGAAAATATTTTTACTTTGCATCAACCGGCCACGAAAACATGGGCGGATTCGACATTTTTAAATCCACAAAAACAGGTATTTCATGGAGTAACCCAGAAAATGTAGCTTTCATAAACACCATTTATGATGATCTTTCATTCTCGCAAACAGGAAATGGAAATTTTGTGGTATTTAGTCGCCCCAAAGATTTTGAGCCTGAAGAAGAACACCTCTGGAGCGTAAACCTTAGTCAGAACATACCTTTAACCATTGTAAAAGGAACAATTCTGGCCGGATCGCCCCTCTCTCCTGTTGCAGCCGACATTAAAGTATACGACCAGGAAACCAAAGAGCGGATGAAATATATTTACAACCCTAATCCGCACACAGGTAAGTATCTCATGATTTTTCCGCCGGGTAAAGATTACGAAATGGTAGTTGAAGCTGGTGGTTTTCTGCCGCAATTGATACAAATTGTGGTACCGGGACAAAAGTATTTCTATGAACTATTTCAGGAAATCAGGTTATATACCATTGAACTCGCCGAAGAAAAAATTGGTGAGAAGGTAGAAGTAGAAAACGTTTTTTATGATATTTATCAAACCAACCTTTCAGATTCACTCATTGAAAAGTACAAACCACAAAGAGAGAAAAACTACGATCATCTGCTCAAAATGGTAGAAGATATCATTAACACTACCGACAGTATTGGAATTGAAAACATAAACGAGATGCGCGAAGCGCCTAAAACATCTCAAAATGAGCAACAGGAATCATACGATCATTTAGTTAATCTCATTGAAACAGCAATTTCAAATACCGACAGCGTCAGCCTGGCCCTGCTTGATAAGCAAACAGTAGAAAACGAGGAAACATCAAACATATATTTCTATTCTTCGAACCAGTTGCCGCACGAATACCTCAACAAGACAGTATACAATGGAGATACCCTCTATACAAAACCCAGGCTCAACACCAATAAAGAAAAGCAGGTTCAGGCAGAAGACTCTAAATACGATTTCAATTATCGCGCACTCAAAGCTGAAGAGAAGCGTGTAGTGATGCACAAAACAATATATTTCGATGTGAATGAGGTACAAATAAAGACCAAATATTTATTCGATATTTCGCAAATAACAGACTTGCTTTACAATAATGCTTCACTGGGTATTGAAATTCACGGGTATGCCGATGAAAGAGGCACAGCAAGATATAATGAACAACTTTCCAGAAGACGTGCAAATGAAGTATTTAAGAAAATACAATCGAACCGCATAAAATCAAACCGAATCATTATTGAGGCCCATGGCGAAGAGGATCTTAATAGAAACAAAGGAAAACTTGCCAAATCAAGAAGAGTTGACATTGTAATTTTCGAACCAATAATTCAATCAGAAATTGAAAAATAG
- a CDS encoding tetratricopeptide repeat protein encodes MKNKMKIRLLAIVFIITPFFVIAQTDSTIIDTSSTLVVAENQEAKLAYNRGIKLYGAKDYNGAVEQFNQAISFESVFTKAFYNRGLAYMELGQYQKATADFKKTIELDKNYAKAYFSLGMAKFKNRDYKRAVVNFDLAMRTGFQDVDLFYLTGQSQFQLKNYEKAIESFTLAIRQNAERWEIFNDRGSAYRMLGKLNKSIEDYKTASRLNPTESLVYNNLASALRKKENYDDAALNYGLAIKMDNDNPFYYNNRGTAYYHLKKYDEAIDDYQKAIELKSDYAYAYNNMGAAWMKKRNFTEAIKAFSKATALNAKYAQAWINLGSAKEMNNDIEGAIAAWKKAVVNGSEEAQQFINYYQN; translated from the coding sequence ATGAAAAACAAAATGAAAATCAGGTTACTCGCAATTGTGTTTATAATAACACCGTTTTTTGTCATTGCTCAGACTGATTCAACTATTATTGATACCAGCTCCACGCTGGTTGTAGCCGAGAACCAGGAGGCAAAACTTGCATACAACCGGGGGATAAAACTTTATGGTGCTAAAGATTATAATGGTGCAGTTGAGCAGTTTAACCAGGCTATTTCCTTTGAGTCGGTATTTACCAAGGCATTTTATAACCGTGGTTTAGCTTATATGGAACTCGGACAGTATCAGAAAGCCACTGCTGATTTTAAAAAAACCATTGAGCTCGACAAGAACTATGCGAAAGCCTATTTTTCATTGGGTATGGCAAAGTTTAAAAACCGCGACTATAAGCGAGCTGTGGTAAACTTCGATTTGGCTATGCGCACAGGTTTTCAGGATGTGGACTTGTTCTATTTAACAGGCCAGTCGCAATTTCAACTAAAAAATTATGAAAAGGCCATTGAATCATTTACCCTGGCGATACGTCAAAACGCTGAACGGTGGGAAATATTTAACGACCGCGGAAGTGCTTACCGCATGCTTGGAAAACTAAATAAATCAATCGAAGATTATAAAACTGCAAGCCGGTTAAATCCTACGGAGAGCCTGGTTTACAATAATTTGGCCAGTGCACTCCGCAAAAAAGAAAATTACGACGATGCTGCATTGAATTACGGCCTTGCCATAAAAATGGATAATGATAACCCGTTTTATTACAATAACCGTGGAACAGCTTATTATCACCTGAAAAAATACGATGAGGCCATTGACGATTATCAAAAGGCCATTGAGCTGAAAAGTGACTATGCCTATGCATATAACAATATGGGTGCTGCCTGGATGAAAAAGCGTAATTTTACAGAAGCCATTAAGGCTTTTTCAAAGGCAACTGCCCTGAATGCAAAATATGCCCAGGCATGGATTAATCTGGGTTCGGCCAAAGAGATGAACAACGACATTGAAGGCGCCATTGCTGCATGGAAAAAGGCTGTGGTTAATGGCTCTGAAGAAGCACAACAATTTATCAATTACTATCAAAACTAG
- the uvrB gene encoding excinuclease ABC subunit UvrB, translated as MQFKIKAPYIPTGDQPEAIEQLSNGVLEDTKHQTLLGVTGSGKTFSMANVIEKVQRPTLVLSHNKTLAAQLYSEFKSFFPDNAVEYFVSYYDYYQPEAYIPVTDTYIEKDLMINDEIEKLRLSTTSALLSGRRDVLVVSSVSCLYGIGNPDDFNENVINIHTGMEIARNKFLRDLVGSLYSRDDVNFNRGKFRVNGDTIDVWIAYGEVAFKIEFWGDEIDKITTFDPVTNEMLDEPEEATIYPANIFVTSPQRVKTAVQHIEQDMFKQVAYFKEIGKHLEAKRLQDRVTYDLEMIRELGHCPGIENYSRYFDGRAAGTRPFCLLDYFPDDYLVFIDESHVSIPQIKAMYGGDHSRKLTLVEHGFRLPAALDNRPLKIEEFESLVNQIVYVSATPADYELEKSEGIIAEQVIRPTGLLDPRIEVRPSGNQIDDLIEEVNDRAQRDERILVTTLTKRMAEELTKYFIKLQIKTRYIHSDIDTLERVEIMSDLRAGRFDVLVGVNLLREGLDLPEVSLVAILDADKEGFLRSERSLTQTAGRAARNVNGLVIMYADKVTNSMQKTIDETERRRLKQINYNQEHGIIPQPLKKEQLETISDTLAKKGDGEPEKKAYIPPQEPMGEVAEKAYDYMTLPALEVAIKEAKQNMEKMAADLNFIEAARYRDEMQKLEDIHKKKKALQE; from the coding sequence ATGCAATTTAAAATAAAAGCACCTTATATACCTACAGGAGATCAGCCGGAAGCAATTGAGCAACTTTCAAATGGTGTTTTGGAAGATACCAAACATCAAACCCTGCTTGGCGTAACAGGATCGGGAAAAACTTTCAGCATGGCCAATGTAATTGAAAAGGTGCAACGGCCAACATTGGTACTCAGCCACAATAAAACACTGGCAGCGCAACTATACAGCGAATTTAAAAGCTTTTTCCCTGACAATGCCGTAGAATATTTTGTGTCGTATTACGATTACTATCAACCCGAAGCCTACATACCGGTTACAGACACATACATCGAAAAAGACCTGATGATAAACGATGAAATAGAAAAACTCCGACTCAGCACAACATCTGCATTGCTGAGTGGCAGAAGAGATGTACTTGTGGTTTCATCAGTTTCATGTTTATATGGTATTGGAAATCCGGATGATTTCAATGAAAATGTGATAAATATTCATACCGGTATGGAAATAGCCCGTAATAAATTCCTCCGCGATCTTGTGGGCAGTTTATACAGCCGTGATGACGTAAATTTTAACCGGGGAAAATTCAGAGTAAACGGCGACACTATCGATGTTTGGATTGCCTATGGAGAAGTAGCATTTAAAATTGAATTCTGGGGCGATGAAATTGATAAAATCACCACATTTGATCCCGTTACAAACGAAATGCTCGATGAGCCTGAAGAGGCCACTATCTATCCGGCCAATATTTTTGTAACCTCTCCACAAAGAGTTAAAACAGCCGTTCAGCATATTGAACAGGACATGTTTAAACAGGTGGCATATTTTAAAGAAATTGGGAAACACCTCGAAGCCAAACGACTCCAGGATCGTGTAACCTATGACCTGGAGATGATCAGAGAACTTGGCCATTGTCCGGGTATTGAAAACTATTCTCGCTATTTCGATGGCCGCGCAGCCGGAACAAGACCTTTCTGCCTTTTGGACTATTTTCCGGATGATTACCTTGTATTTATTGATGAAAGCCACGTAAGTATCCCCCAGATTAAAGCCATGTACGGGGGCGACCATTCAAGAAAACTCACACTGGTGGAGCATGGCTTCAGGCTGCCGGCAGCCCTGGATAACAGACCACTAAAAATAGAAGAATTTGAGTCGCTGGTAAACCAAATTGTTTATGTCAGCGCAACACCGGCAGACTATGAGCTCGAGAAGAGTGAAGGTATCATAGCTGAGCAGGTAATTAGGCCCACAGGGCTGCTCGACCCCCGAATTGAAGTGCGCCCCAGCGGGAACCAAATTGACGACCTGATAGAAGAAGTAAACGATCGTGCACAAAGAGATGAACGCATACTTGTTACAACCCTCACAAAACGCATGGCAGAGGAACTAACCAAATACTTTATTAAACTACAAATAAAAACCCGCTATATACACTCCGACATCGACACACTCGAACGCGTGGAAATAATGAGTGACCTGAGAGCAGGGCGCTTCGATGTACTGGTAGGTGTAAACCTGCTGCGCGAGGGGCTCGATCTGCCCGAAGTATCACTGGTAGCCATTCTGGATGCCGATAAAGAAGGCTTTTTACGTTCTGAAAGATCACTCACCCAAACAGCAGGGCGCGCAGCACGAAATGTCAATGGACTGGTTATTATGTATGCCGATAAAGTAACCAATTCCATGCAAAAAACCATTGATGAAACCGAACGCAGACGATTAAAACAAATCAATTACAACCAGGAACACGGCATTATTCCGCAACCGCTGAAAAAAGAGCAACTGGAAACAATTTCCGATACTCTGGCGAAAAAAGGCGATGGCGAACCGGAGAAAAAAGCCTATATTCCGCCACAGGAACCAATGGGAGAAGTTGCAGAAAAAGCTTACGATTACATGACACTGCCTGCACTGGAGGTTGCCATAAAAGAAGCCAAACAAAACATGGAAAAAATGGCTGCTGATCTTAATTTTATTGAAGCTGCCAGATACCGTGACGAAATGCAAAAACTTGAGGATATTCATAAAAAGAAAAAGGCTTTGCAGGAATGA
- a CDS encoding YfiR family protein: MKNRIIHIWLIILVFTAVSAKAQQFTEYEVKAAYIFNFTKFIKWPASSFDNSTSPYVLGIYGNDPFGSVIKKIIGTRQSNDRKWIVKYYSRPEQIKQCHILFITDINQSELRSLIMHLENKPILTVGDEIDKFSQQGGIINFTPKKSPKRFEINNKAAKNARLSISSKLLMLSKIITTDEIKF; this comes from the coding sequence TTGAAAAATAGGATTATTCACATATGGCTTATTATACTCGTATTTACTGCAGTAAGTGCCAAAGCGCAGCAATTTACTGAATACGAAGTTAAAGCTGCCTATATTTTCAATTTTACCAAATTCATAAAATGGCCGGCAAGCTCCTTCGACAATTCAACATCTCCCTATGTATTGGGCATATACGGAAATGACCCTTTTGGAAGTGTAATTAAAAAAATTATTGGAACCAGGCAATCGAATGACAGAAAATGGATTGTGAAATATTACAGCAGACCGGAACAAATAAAACAATGCCATATTTTGTTTATTACGGATATTAATCAAAGTGAATTGCGCAGTTTAATTATGCACCTTGAAAACAAACCGATACTTACCGTTGGCGACGAAATTGATAAGTTTAGTCAGCAAGGCGGGATTATAAATTTTACACCCAAAAAATCGCCAAAACGATTTGAAATAAACAATAAGGCTGCCAAAAATGCACGATTATCGATAAGCTCAAAATTGCTGATGCTTTCTAAAATCATCACCACAGATGAAATTAAATTTTAA
- a CDS encoding phosphoadenylyl-sulfate reductase, whose amino-acid sequence MDRKEIERVNEKLAKADARETLDWAIERFGADLVLSSSMGAEDQVLTDMLMKKAPSVEVFTLDTGRLFPETYQLIDETNEFYKTKIKIYFPDYKQVEEMVNNKGVNLFYHSVENRKMCCHIRKIEPLKRAFSGRKAWISGLRREQSITRTEVQRVEWDEANGLVKINPLIDWKEDQVWDYITVNHVPYHKLHDKGYPSIGCQPCTRAVKPGEDVRAGRWWWEDPEHKECGLHVQDDLKTEVSFDFKNLDKK is encoded by the coding sequence ATGGATAGAAAAGAAATTGAACGTGTAAATGAAAAACTGGCTAAAGCTGATGCGCGCGAGACATTGGATTGGGCCATTGAGCGATTTGGTGCAGATTTAGTGCTATCTTCCAGTATGGGAGCAGAAGACCAGGTGCTTACTGATATGTTGATGAAGAAAGCACCTTCTGTTGAAGTATTTACACTTGATACCGGACGGCTATTTCCCGAAACTTATCAACTGATAGATGAAACAAACGAATTTTATAAAACTAAAATTAAAATCTATTTTCCCGATTACAAACAGGTAGAGGAGATGGTTAATAATAAAGGCGTCAACCTGTTTTATCACTCTGTTGAAAACAGAAAGATGTGCTGCCACATCAGGAAAATTGAACCCCTTAAGCGTGCATTTTCAGGACGAAAAGCCTGGATTAGCGGACTCAGACGCGAGCAATCCATCACACGTACTGAAGTGCAAAGAGTAGAGTGGGATGAGGCCAACGGACTGGTTAAAATAAATCCACTCATTGACTGGAAGGAAGATCAGGTATGGGATTATATTACAGTGAATCATGTACCTTATCATAAATTGCACGACAAAGGTTATCCGAGTATAGGTTGCCAGCCATGTACCAGAGCTGTTAAACCCGGAGAAGATGTGCGTGCCGGACGTTGGTGGTGGGAAGATCCTGAGCATAAAGAGTGTGGTTTACATGTACAAGATGACCTGAAAACAGAAGTCTCGTTTGATTTCAAAAACCTTGATAAGAAATGA